A segment of the Acidimicrobiales bacterium genome:
GACGGTGGCCGAGCCCATCGCCGACGTCACACACGAGCGGGCGGCAGGCCGGACCGCTGAGCCCGTCGCCGAAGCGGGGCCCGCCGGCCCCGACGTCGAGACCTCCACCGAGCCGGTGTCGACAGGTCCCACCCCGCAGCCGGCGGCCGAGCCCGACCCCGGACGGGCCGCCGAGGCGGCGCCGGCGAGCGGCGCGCCCTCAGCCGAGGCGGCGGCGGCGGAAGAAGCGTCCCCCGGCGAGGCCGCCGCGATTCGGAGCGACTGAGCGGACGGCGGCGGCGCGGCCGTCAGTCGTGGACGAGGATGGACTCTCGCTCCGAGCGCCCGCGGTAGGCGCCGCTGTCGTGCTCCTCGTCCCAGCGGCCCCGGCACGACGCGCACTCGCAGGCGTCCATGCCGAGGCTGGCCACGAACAGGCGGCTCACGTCGTACGCCAGGCAGAACGGGCATTGGAGACGCCCGCACCTGTCGTCGCAGCCCGGTGCCGGTGGTGGATACCCCACCCTTCGTAGGATACCGGCCTGTTCTGCCTACGGTGCGTGTTCGGCGCACATTTGCGGAGCGATCACGAACGCGACACGACGTTCCGGTCGATCTTGCCGGGCCCTCCGGGGAGTCTCGTCAGGCGATGACGTCGAGGATCCCGTGCTCGTGGAGGAACTCGGCGAGGCCGTCGACGAGGCGTAGCTCGGCCACCTCGGAGAGGGGGACCCACGCCGCCTCCGCGGCGTCGGACCCGGCCTCGGGCCGTCTGGCGTCGAGCACGCTGACCCGGAAGTCCAGGATCACGAAGTGGTGGTCGGGCCCGATGCGCTCGACCCAGCCGACCAGCTCGTCGCAGACGCCGTCGAGGCCCGTCTCCTCGGCCAGCTCGCGCAGCACGGCCTCGGCCAGCGTCTCCCCCAGCTCGACGCGGCCGCCGGGGACCGACCACTCGCCGGCCGCCGGGCCGCGCCCCCGGCGGACGAGGAGGAGCCGCTCGGCGTTGACGGCGATGACCCCGACGCACAGCTGCGGGCGGTCCGACGCCCCGTCACCCGG
Coding sequences within it:
- a CDS encoding NUDIX domain-containing protein: MTDPGDGASDRPQLCVGVIAVNAERLLLVRRGRGPAAGEWSVPGGRVELGETLAEAVLRELAEETGLDGVCDELVGWVERIGPDHHFVILDFRVSVLDARRPEAGSDAAEAAWVPLSEVAELRLVDGLAEFLHEHGILDVIA